GGTTCCTTGAGGCGATAAATCGGACTCATCCTTTGAGCATTTTCTCTTCAACTCGTGAAGTTGGTTTAAATATACCCTAAAGAAAAAAAAATTACAACCTTAAACATGCCTAAAGTCACAAAAAATTCATTTATTGACCAATATCAATTAATTTCTGTAATTAAATTACAGTTTAGTTTCATTATTACTGAGCATTTTCCCACCAAGTGAAAACGATTGCTTATAACGAAAGCGATAACTTTGCTGTTTTATTAAACGCTAAATGATTAATGTTCTCACCCCTCTACTCTCTTTGTTATGACAATGATATGCTAGGTTCCTCTATTTGTTAGGTCACCCTTAGTGTTTCATGTTGCGATTAGTTCCGATTACTAACTGCTCGTTGACCTTAAGTAATATAAAGGAGTCATCCGTGTCTGAGTTCCATTCTGAAATCAGCAAGTTATCACCTGCTCCACTTTGGCAGTTCTTCGATAAAATTTGTTCTATTCCTCATCCATCAAAACATGAAGAAGCGCTAGCGCAGTACATTGTCGCTTGGGCTCAGGAGCAAGGTTTAGACGTTCGCCGTGATCCAACGGGCAACGTGTTTATCAAGAAACCAGCAACGCCAGGCATGGAAAGTAAGAAGGGTGTCGTACTTCAAGCACACATCGATATGGTGCCGCAAAAGAACGAAGATACTCAGCACGATTTTACTGCCGATGCGATCCAACCATACGTTGACGGAGAATGGGTTACAGCAAAAGGCACAACCTTGGGTGCAGACAATGGTATTGGTATGGCATCTTGCCTAGCAGTACTGGCATCTACCGATATTAAACATGGTCCAATTGAAGTACTGCTGACTATCGATGAAGAAGCAGGTATGACAGGTGCTTTCGGTCTTGAAGCTGGCTGGCTAGAGGGCGACATCTTGCTTAACACTGACTCAGAGCAAGAAGGCGAAGTCTACATGGGTTGTGCTGGCGGTGTTGACGGTGAACTGACACTTAACGTTGAGCGCGAAAATACGCCTGCAGATTACACCACTCGTCAGTTGGTATTAAAAGGTCTTAAAGGCGGCCACTCTGGTTGTGACATCCACACAGGCCGTGGCAATGCAAACAAACTGCTGGGACGCTTCCTAGCGGGTCATGCTCAAGAGCTTGGTTTACGATTAGTCGAGTTCCGCGGTGGTAGTCTACGCAATGCGATTCCACGCGAAGCCTTTGTTACTGTCGCTTTGCCACAAGAAAACGAAGCCAAGCTAACTGAACTATTTGACTACTACACTGATCTACTTCGCGCTGAGCTAGGTCGTGTTGAAACGGACATTGTCACTTTCAATCAAGCAACTGATGCCGCGACACAAGTCTTTTCACAAGCGACACAACAACGTTTTATCGCGACACTCAACGCCCTTCCAAACGGCGTCATCCGTATGAGTGATGATATTGAAGGCGTGGTTGAAACTTCGCTTAACGTGGGTGTGGTTACAACTGAAGGCGATAAGCTTACCATTCTTTGCCTAATTCGCTCTCTAATCGACTCAGGTCGTCATCAAGTTGAAAGTACGCTTTCTTCTGTGGCAGAACTGGCTGGCGCAAGTATTGAATTTAGTGGCGCTTACCCAGGCTGGAAGCCGGATGCTGATTCTGAGATCATGCAAGTGTTCCGTGATCTGTACGAAAACATCTATGGCCGTAAACCAAACATCATGGTGATCCACGCCGGTCTTGAGTGCGGTCTATTCAAAGAGCCGTACCCACAAATGGATATGTTGTCATTTGGTCCTACGATCAAGTTCCCTCATTCTCCTGATGAGAAAGTATTGATCAGCACCGTTGCTCTATTCTGGGAGCAGATGGTTGCACTACTTGAAAACATCCCTGAAAAAGCATAATTGCTTTTAGCATTAGTATAACTTATCCGAAAAGCCAGCTTGCATTAGCTGGCTTTTTTATAGTTAACCATAAAAATATTTTGTCGTAACGAATGCATATTTTCGTTAGTCACAAATAAGTCAGGTTGCTACAGTCCCCCTCCTTGAAGCGTCTTTGGGCAAACCATCTTGCCTTCTTCAAGCCATAACACCGTGTTGTTATGTTGGGAGCACTCCATCCTGGAGTGTCTTATTTCTCTCATGTACTAATCTGTAATAGGTAGTCGTTCTCAAGCGCACGTTTTGCGATATGAGTTATTGGCTTTGATGATAAATCAGGCTAATTATAACTAAGCTCTCGCGGTGTTCGCATGCCTATTGAGCAAAGAATGACCTTATATATATTAGTATCAACAAATAACTGAATGACTGCGATGAAGAAAGAAAAACTACTTGTAGGTTGGTGTGAAACACTGAGCCTACCAGGACTTGGTATTGATAAAATTAACGCGAAAGTTGATACCGGCGCTAGAACATCTTGCTTACACGCGTTTAAAGTAGAGAGCTTCTCAAAGGAAGAGACACAATGGGTGCGCTTTTGGTTACATCCAATCCAGCACAACACGGAAGTAGAGGTCGTATGTGAAGCGAAAGTTGTCGACGCACGCGTCGTTCGTGACTCTGGCGGCCATGAAGAAAAACGCTATGTAATCGAAACTGAAATGAGCCTAGGTGGTCACACTTGGCCAATCGAAATTACTCTAAATAACCGCGAAAATATGGCGTTTCGTATGCTGCTAGGCCGTACTGCAATGCACGGTCGTATTCAGGTAGACCCTGTGGAATCTTTTTTAGTCCCGTTTGAGGAAAACAAATAATGAAAATTGGTATTCTGTCTCGCAACGCGAATCTGTACTCAACTCGTCGTCTGATCGAAGCGTGTGAAGTTCGAGGCCATGAAGTTAAAGTGGTTGATGCTCTGCGCTGTTACATGAATATCAATTCTCAAAAACCAGAGATTCACTTTAAGGGTGAAGAGCTGTCTGGTTATGATGCGATTATTCCTCGCATCGGCGCGTCTGTAACTTTTTATGGTACAGCAGTGCTGCGTCAATTTGAGATGATGGGTGTTTATCCAGTCAATGAATCTGTGGCGATCACACGTTCACGCGATAAGCTGCGTTCAATGCAGTTGCTCTCTCGTAAAGGGATTGGCATGCCAATTACTGGTTTCGCGAGTAAACCTGATGATGTCAAAGACCTGCTTGAGATGGTCGGCGGTGCACCAGTAGTGATCAAACTGCTTGAAGGTACTCAGGGGATTGGCGTAGTGCTTGCGGAAACTCGCAAAGCTGCTGAAAGTGTGGTTGAAGCTTTCATGGGTTTGAAAGCGAACATCATGGTTCAAGAGTTTATTAAAGAAGCAGGTGGTGCAGATATTCGCTGCTTCGTAATCGGCGACAAAGTTATCGCTGCGATGAAACGTCAAGGTGCTGATGGCGAGTTCCGCTCGAACCTTCACCGTGGCGGTAGTGCGTCATTGGTAAAAATTTCACCAGAAGAACGCCGCACCGCAGTGGCAGCTGCGAAAATAATGGGTCTAAATGTGGCTGGGGTCGATCTACTTCGTTCTGACCGTGGTCCATTAGTCATGGAAGTAAACTCATCTCCGGGTCTTGAAGGTATTGAGGCCGCTACTGGTAAAGACATTGCTGGAATGATTGTCGAATTTATTGAGAAAAACGCGGCAAGCAAAAGGACTAAAACTCGTGGCAAAGGCTAAAAAGAATCGTGCTTTTGAATTTCTCGGCGAATCCGTTTCGCCGGGGGAACGAAAGGTAATCGAGTTAGAAGCGGCCAAGCTTTACACTCATTCACCTTTATCGATTCCAGTCGAAATCATCAATGGTAAATTGGCAGGTCCAATATTGATGGTGAATGCTGCAATCCATGGCGATGAACTGAATGGCGTAGAAATCGTACGCCAACTGATCAATACCATTGATGCTAGCAAACTAAGAGGCACGCTCATTGCTGTGCCTATCGTTAACGTATTTGGTTTTATTCATAAGTCTCGCTACTTGCCAGACCGTCGTGACTTAAACCGTTGCTTCCCTGGTAGTGAAAAAGGCTCGCTTGCTTCACGCATGGCACACACCTTCTTTTCTCAGGTCGCGACACAGTGTGATTACATTTTGGATTTGCATACGGGTGCGATTCACCGTACCAATCTGCCACAAATCCGTGCTGATTTAAGCAATCCAGAAACACTGCGCATCGCACAAGCATTCGGTACGCCTGTGACGATCGATGCCCCACTTCGTGATGGGTCACTACGTAGCGAAGCTGAGCGTCTAGGGATTCCTGTTCTAACTTACGAGGCGGGCGAAGCTTTACGCTTTGAACCAATTTGTATTAGTGCCGGTTTCATTGGCGTTCAGCGCGTAATGCAGGCGATCGGCATGCTTCGCACCAGTCGCAAGAAGATCCCAAATACCGTGATTGCAAAATCAACCAGTTGGTTACGTGCAGAAAGCGATGGCATTTTGCGTACTGTGGTAACACTCGGTGATCGCGTAGAAAAAGGGCAAGTTCTGGCTTACATCAGCGCACCTCTCGGCCATAGTGAAATCGAACTCACTGCGCGCAAAGGGGGGATTGTCATCGGTCAGCAAACTCTACCTTTGGTCAATGAAGGCGATGCTATTTTCCATCTGGCTTATTTTGAAGGCGATGACGAAGAAGCAGAACTTCTGGTGGAAGAGTTTATTGAAGAGATCATTGATGCCGACTTAGAGCCGCTCACAACAGGTCAAATCAATACCTCAAATTAAGCGCTAGCTTGAATGAGAAAATGCCCGCTAATGCGGGCATTTTTGTTTGTCTGTGGAATCAACCGAAAGAAGCCCAAATTACTGTCGCTACGAGAATTGGACAGACGAACTTCACGTAAACAGGCCATAGCTTACCAAACCAACCTTGAGTAAACTCAGGGTACCCCTGCTCTAACTCCTTCACTTTAGAATGTCGGTTCCATACCCAGCCACCAAACAAGCAGAACAGCAGTGCCGCCATTGGCTGTAGATATTGAGTCGCCACCATCGCGACAAAACCAAACATTTGTGCAAAGTTGAAAACAATCACCGCACTAAACAGGGCAATCAAACCACCTAATACCCAGCTTGTTGGCCCACGCTTGGTACCAAGGCGCTCACCGACTAATGAAACCGGACACTCGAGCATTGAGATCGACGAAGTGAGCGCGGCGATAGTCAGCAATAAGAAGAAGATTGCTGCAAATACCTGACCAAGTACCCCTAAGCTATCAAACATCAATGGTAATACAGTAAAGACTAAGGTGTCAGAACTTAGCAGTGACCCATCCTCTGCATAAATTTGTACGCCTTTTTGCATCGCAACAAACATCGCGGGCATAACAACCAAGCCAGCAATAAACGCAACCGCAGTATCAACCAAGGTGACATTCATTGCCATTTTCGGCAGGTTCTCTTTCTTACTGAGGTATGAGCCATAAATCAGCATCGAACAACCACCGATAGTCAGTGAGAAAAAGCCTTGTCCCATCGCCGCTAAGATCAGTTTGCGGTCGAGTACCTTTTCAAAGTCTGGCACTAGGTAATGTTTTAGCCCTTCCATTGCACCAGCCTGTGTCATGATATAGACAAACAGAAGTCCAAATAGCACAAACAGCGCTGGCATCAGACGTGTTGACCACTTCTCAATACCTTGCTTAACACCGCCTTGTACAATCAGAATGGTGAGAACATAAAAAATAAGCGTACCAAACAGGTTGCGTTCTACACTGAATCCTTTAAACCATGCAGTGGCAGTATCAAAGCCGAAAATATCGGTCACAGCACCAAGCAAGAAACAAATTAACCATCCACCGACAATACTGTAGAAAGCCAGTACCGCACATGGAACACTCAAACCGATCCAGCCAACAAGGCCGCCAAGATTTTTTCCAGCAGGGTGATTCGTCAATGAACGCATACTGTCGACAGGGTTAGCTTGACCATAACGACCGATCGCCATTTCAACCACCAACATGGGAAAGGCCACGATGAGAATCATGATTAAGTAAACTAAAAGAAAAGCACCACCACCATTGCTGGCAGCTTGGGTAGGAAATCCCCAAATGTTGCCCAAACCGACAGCTGCACCAGCGGCAGCTAATACAAAGCCGATTCGAGAGCCGAAATGTTCACGGCTAGAAGAAGTTGCTTGTGTCATACCACTCACACAATATATCAATAAACTAGTTGACTAGTACACTATAGTAATTCGCAGTTCCGATCAATAAGCAACAGTGATTTATTCGGATAAATCAGCCTTTAAATGAACAATCTGTCTTTAATGAAAGCGATAAATATAAGGTCGATAAACGATTAAGGCGCTGATTAGCGCCTTATTTCTGAAAAAGTTCACTAGATAGTGAACACTTGATAATCTTTTAGCTGAGGGATTTTTTTCAGTACATCCTGTTCTTGTTCTGCCATTTCATCCAGCGATTCACAGAACTGCTCTGATTGTTGCTCTGCTTGCTGGGCGTGTTCAGCCATTCGCTGTTCAATTCGCGCTTTAAGCTCATACATACTTTCAGACAACTCGGTAAGATTGAGTCCACCGTCTTCCTGCATCTTTTCGGATAACACGCTCATGGCATTACCCATAAATTCAGTAGTAAATATCTCTTTGGCTTTCGCAAAATCTTCTGCCCATGACTCTGTCATTTCACTGAAACTATGAGCGGGGAGAACCAAGTCGCCATCTTTGTAGTAGCGAGCTTCAACGTCAGCGTAGAACTCTTTTACCGCCTGTTTAACATCATCAAACGCATCAGGCGCATCTAAGCTCTGCGCCACATCGTCAATTAGGTCATTCGCCAACGCAACGCTTTCATCCGCCATTTTCTTTGCTTGTGGAATATAAGCATTCATCTGTTCACGATACGTTTGTAGTGCCTGCTGTTGCTCTTCGCTCAAAGCAATCTTCTTTCCGTGAATATAGAGATTGTTGTCGCCATCAAGCTTGGCACTACCACCATCAGCTTGGGTAATTTCGACTTGCTCACCGTCTAATGAAATTTGGTTTTTGAGGTCAACACGACACTGAGCGGCATAACTACCGGCACTGACTAGTATTAAAGATAACGCGACTACTTGCTTCATGACCTTCTCTCAATCACTGGTTGTATCTACCATTACTATACCATTGGTGGCAAAAATGGATGTTATAAAACTGTCACGATATCATAATGAATTGATTTATCAGCAATTCTCAACTCAACCTCATCGCCTTCGTACTTACCTTTCAATAACTTACCTAACGGTGATTGAGTGGTGAGGAGATAAATACGCTTTTCAAGGCAAGCCACTTCTAAACCACCCGCGCACGGCGAGATAAAAAAGTGTTTCGCTTTTCCGTCATCGTCTTCGAGTTCGACGTAAGCGCCTACCGCGATGGCTTGTTGCTCGAAACTACGCACTTTAAAATGACGCATTAAACTAAGCTCACTCTCGCTCTCTTGCACTCGCAATGCTTGACCATGAGCAAGGTAAGAA
This is a stretch of genomic DNA from Vibrio panuliri. It encodes these proteins:
- a CDS encoding ATP-dependent zinc protease family protein, which produces MKKEKLLVGWCETLSLPGLGIDKINAKVDTGARTSCLHAFKVESFSKEETQWVRFWLHPIQHNTEVEVVCEAKVVDARVVRDSGGHEEKRYVIETEMSLGGHTWPIEITLNNRENMAFRMLLGRTAMHGRIQVDPVESFLVPFEENK
- a CDS encoding YggN family protein, with product MKQVVALSLILVSAGSYAAQCRVDLKNQISLDGEQVEITQADGGSAKLDGDNNLYIHGKKIALSEEQQQALQTYREQMNAYIPQAKKMADESVALANDLIDDVAQSLDAPDAFDDVKQAVKEFYADVEARYYKDGDLVLPAHSFSEMTESWAEDFAKAKEIFTTEFMGNAMSVLSEKMQEDGGLNLTELSESMYELKARIEQRMAEHAQQAEQQSEQFCESLDEMAEQEQDVLKKIPQLKDYQVFTI
- a CDS encoding aminoacyl-histidine dipeptidase; the protein is MSEFHSEISKLSPAPLWQFFDKICSIPHPSKHEEALAQYIVAWAQEQGLDVRRDPTGNVFIKKPATPGMESKKGVVLQAHIDMVPQKNEDTQHDFTADAIQPYVDGEWVTAKGTTLGADNGIGMASCLAVLASTDIKHGPIEVLLTIDEEAGMTGAFGLEAGWLEGDILLNTDSEQEGEVYMGCAGGVDGELTLNVERENTPADYTTRQLVLKGLKGGHSGCDIHTGRGNANKLLGRFLAGHAQELGLRLVEFRGGSLRNAIPREAFVTVALPQENEAKLTELFDYYTDLLRAELGRVETDIVTFNQATDAATQVFSQATQQRFIATLNALPNGVIRMSDDIEGVVETSLNVGVVTTEGDKLTILCLIRSLIDSGRHQVESTLSSVAELAGASIEFSGAYPGWKPDADSEIMQVFRDLYENIYGRKPNIMVIHAGLECGLFKEPYPQMDMLSFGPTIKFPHSPDEKVLISTVALFWEQMVALLENIPEKA
- a CDS encoding GreA/GreB family elongation factor, with protein sequence MEKQQIVDAILLALEEKLSIARSSTQRAIDAATDEETIPEHKYDTLALEASYLAHGQALRVQESESELSLMRHFKVRSFEQQAIAVGAYVELEDDDGKAKHFFISPCAGGLEVACLEKRIYLLTTQSPLGKLLKGKYEGDEVELRIADKSIHYDIVTVL
- a CDS encoding succinylglutamate desuccinylase/aspartoacylase family protein; the protein is MAKAKKNRAFEFLGESVSPGERKVIELEAAKLYTHSPLSIPVEIINGKLAGPILMVNAAIHGDELNGVEIVRQLINTIDASKLRGTLIAVPIVNVFGFIHKSRYLPDRRDLNRCFPGSEKGSLASRMAHTFFSQVATQCDYILDLHTGAIHRTNLPQIRADLSNPETLRIAQAFGTPVTIDAPLRDGSLRSEAERLGIPVLTYEAGEALRFEPICISAGFIGVQRVMQAIGMLRTSRKKIPNTVIAKSTSWLRAESDGILRTVVTLGDRVEKGQVLAYISAPLGHSEIELTARKGGIVIGQQTLPLVNEGDAIFHLAYFEGDDEEAELLVEEFIEEIIDADLEPLTTGQINTSN
- the rimK gene encoding 30S ribosomal protein S6--L-glutamate ligase — translated: MKIGILSRNANLYSTRRLIEACEVRGHEVKVVDALRCYMNINSQKPEIHFKGEELSGYDAIIPRIGASVTFYGTAVLRQFEMMGVYPVNESVAITRSRDKLRSMQLLSRKGIGMPITGFASKPDDVKDLLEMVGGAPVVIKLLEGTQGIGVVLAETRKAAESVVEAFMGLKANIMVQEFIKEAGGADIRCFVIGDKVIAAMKRQGADGEFRSNLHRGGSASLVKISPEERRTAVAAAKIMGLNVAGVDLLRSDRGPLVMEVNSSPGLEGIEAATGKDIAGMIVEFIEKNAASKRTKTRGKG
- a CDS encoding sodium-dependent transporter, which produces MTQATSSSREHFGSRIGFVLAAAGAAVGLGNIWGFPTQAASNGGGAFLLVYLIMILIVAFPMLVVEMAIGRYGQANPVDSMRSLTNHPAGKNLGGLVGWIGLSVPCAVLAFYSIVGGWLICFLLGAVTDIFGFDTATAWFKGFSVERNLFGTLIFYVLTILIVQGGVKQGIEKWSTRLMPALFVLFGLLFVYIMTQAGAMEGLKHYLVPDFEKVLDRKLILAAMGQGFFSLTIGGCSMLIYGSYLSKKENLPKMAMNVTLVDTAVAFIAGLVVMPAMFVAMQKGVQIYAEDGSLLSSDTLVFTVLPLMFDSLGVLGQVFAAIFFLLLTIAALTSSISMLECPVSLVGERLGTKRGPTSWVLGGLIALFSAVIVFNFAQMFGFVAMVATQYLQPMAALLFCLFGGWVWNRHSKVKELEQGYPEFTQGWFGKLWPVYVKFVCPILVATVIWASFG